TGACCAAGTCAGTTAGGGAAGTCTGTTCGGGCAGTTGCCAGGCGCTGAGGGCAGCCAGGTGTGGGAATTTTTGTTGACTGCTATCGGGCAGGGCGGCGAGCTTGGTGAGATTGATGGCGCCATCTGAGAGGACATTGCCATCTTCCAGCTTTAGCTCAGCACTACTGCTGTAATGCAACTTTACGCTATTCCCCTCCTGTACCTGAATATCCCAGGCAAAGCGAGTGGCATCTACCCAGTGGGCTTTATCGTTGCTGAGATCGCCTTTGGTGAAGCCATCACTGCTGACGGTAACTTCTTTACTGTTCGAATCAAAAGTAAAATAGATTTCGTCATTGTCTGCTGCCACGGTAAAGCTGACATTGGCCCCACCATTTCCGTAGCTCTCGTCCCAGTCTTCGTGCAGGGCTACTTTGAATTCGTAGCTGCCTACAGGCAGATCTGAGGTGATGAAGGTATAGATGCCATCACCATCGGTATCTTGCATCCAGGTGCGCAGGCAGCTGGGCTGCCAGTCCCCCAGGCAACCCAGCAGATATTGGAAATTGCCGGCGACGGTGGCGATCACACTGTTATTGTTATCGGTGATCCAGTGGCTTTCGTGGTCGTAAATAAATTTAACTTCGCGCGCCTCGACCAGATTGAGTGGGATATTGGCACCGCTACTGTGTCCGCCCTGGCCGTAGTTCTCGTCCCAGCTATTGTTGAGGGCCGCTTTATATTCCCAATTGCCAGCAGGTACTAAAAAGCTGCCCTGCCATTTGTCATCTTCACTGTCGTAACTGAGCATGGTGGCTGCGCAACCCGGCTGCCAGTCGCCATCGCAACCCAGCTGGCTTTGCAAGTTGCCGGGGATATTCACTGCAGTGGGATCTGGTGTGTCTGAGGCCCAGACAGGTAACTGGGTGGAACAGAAGAGTGCCCCTAGAATGAATCCCGCTCTTATATCGGGACCTGTGAGTGTTGTGATTGGCATGGTTTTTCCCGTTTGTTGTTATGTGCTTTTGGAAATGGTTTTGTGTTTCTCTCAGAAGGCATTGAATCGCAGTCGCGTAGAGGCGACCTCCCACCCCAGGGAGGTGGAGACTGCTGGCCGAGAGGCCGGGCTTGTCACAAAATCTTTATAAAAGCGTCATTTAGAGGAAATACCTGCAGGTGAAGATGTTTCGCGAGTAAAGGAGATGGCGAGTAGAAAAGCTGGATCTATACTCAACTGATCGGGTTACTGTGAGTCGAGAAAGGTGATGCACTCGCTGTAATCGGATTCGAAGGCCGGCTTTTGCCGGCTTTACTTTTTGTGGAGGGGCAGTTCTTCTGGTCCGATACGCTTGCCACTCCCCCCAAGCAGTGCTAATTTGCCCTTTAACGGTCAGTGATTGTGGCCGGGTTCAAATCTTATTTTACCGCGGAGGATGATTGATGATTGTTACAACCCTCCGCCGGGTCCAATAGCAGCCCTGAGCTGCTCCGCCCGGCGATAGACTCAAAACGTCGGGCTTTCCCCTGAGAAAGCTCTGTTGACCGTGTATTGGCGGTCGCTAGGTGCATTGTTGCGCCCAGAGGGTTTCAATCTTGAGTAAATCACACTTTTTCCGTCGTTCTGTCAGCAGCCACGGCATCAAATCTGCACGCCTTTCTATTGAGCGAGAGCGCGAGCCTTCTCTACTGGAAAAACTCGGCTGGAAGTCATTCTTCCTACAGCAGCTGTCGTTCGAAGAGTTGGAACAAACTGTTCCGCTAAGAGTTATGGCGGTGCACCGCAGCCGTTTGGAGCTGGCGGGTGAGCAAGGGCCTGTATCCCTGCCGTTAACTGCTAATGTGGCCTCTAATCTGCCTACAGTGGGTGACTGGCTGCTGTTGCAGCGGGATACTGATCACTTTGTGCGCTTGCTGAATCGCAGCAGCCAGTTCGAGCGAATGGCACCGGGAGCTCAGCAAGTACAGATGATCGCCGCCAATGTGGATAGTGTCTTTATTGTCTCCTCCCTGAATGACGATTTTAATCTCTCCCGGATTGAACGGTATCTGGCCCTGGCTAAGGAATCCGGCTGCCGCCCCCACCTGATATTGAGTAAGGCTGACTTGTGTGAAGATCACAGTGTCTTCCTGCAAGCATTGCGTCCATACGGCGAGTTACCGGTTGCATTAGTGAATAGCCTCGATATGGGCAGCGTGGCGCAGTTGCGTCAGTGGTGCCTGCCGGGGGAAACCATCGCGCTGTTGGGATCGTCGGGAGTGGGTAAGTCCACTTTGCTCAATGCGCTTTCTGGTGAGCCCCTCGCTGAGACCGGGGAAATTCGCGAAGCCGATAGCAAGGGACGCCACACAACGCGCAAGCGCTCCCTCCACCCCCTCAGCTGGGGCGCGCTGTTACTCGATAATCCGGGTATGCGGGAGTTGGGGTTGGTACATGTTGAAGGTGGTCTGGCGCAGACTTTTGCAGATATCGAGGCCCTGGCGCGAGAGTGTCGCTTTTCCGATTGTAAGCACCAATCGGAGCCTGGTTGTTCTGTACAAGAAGCAATAGCAAATGGCTCCCTGGATGAGCGGCGTCTGCAAAATTGGCAGAAGCTTCAAGCGGAGCTTTGCCGGAATAATCGTACCCTGGCGCAGAAACGAGCTGGCGACCGGGCCCTTTCACAATTATATCGCTCTGTTCAAAACCAGGCTCGCCAACGCAAGTACGACGGGGGGGATTAATACAGTAACAATTCTCCTCTCATGCCTTTAGTTTTGTAAGTATTACGAATCCAGGCGTTAAAGAGCAGCTGTGGCTGCTCTTTAATATTTTTCTGGAAGCTATTATGCAAGTTTCAATGCAACAACACCGGCGATAATTAACAGAACACCGAGGTAGCGGCCGAGGCTGGTGGTTTCACCGAGGAATACCACCCCTACCAGAAATGCACTGGTGGCACACATGCTGGCCCAGGCTGCATAAGAACCCCGGTTGGGGTCTCTTTTACCAATTGCACTTGTGATCCAAAACCAAGCCTCTTTAAGGTGTAATTTTTATTTTATAAGTTTGAACTTCACAGTTCCTCAGCAGGTTAGGTTTGAGAATCTCTTGATGCCATTTGGTATTAGGGGTTAATGAAAATTAATTGGCTATTTTGGAATAATGCCTTTCTGAAGCTTGAGTTCAATTAAGCTATGTGTTTTGAATGAAAAGTTAGCAGAGTAATGTAGGGATCATTTTCTGGTAGGGGTGGGAAAACTCTTCCCTGCTCCTGTATGGTTGGCTGCGTAAAAGAAAGAATAAACTGGAAGCATGTTTAAAAAAAATAAGAGCCTGGGGCTAGTATTGTCGGTGATCAGTCCGGTTACCCTGGCTGATCAGAAGCCTGTCGAAACTGTAGTGGTAACAGCCCATCGTGTTGAAAAACAGCATCAGGAATATTCCGAAAGCCTTTCAATGATTGCGGGTCAGGGTTTACAGCTGATCGAACATAATCATATCCAGCAGACCCTGGCGCGAATACCCGGTGCCAATGTGGCAAGGGGCAATGGTCAGGAGTATTTGCCGGCGCTGCGCTCTCCTGTACTTTCGGGCGCTGGAGCCTGTGGCAGTGTACTGACCATGGAGGATGGCATTCCCCTGCGGGCAAATGGATTCTGCAATATTAATGAATTGTTTGAATCCCACAGTGAAATGGCTCGGCGGGTGGAAGTTATCCGTGGCCCGGCAGGTACCCTATACGGATCTAACGCCATGCACGGTGTGGTGAATATTCTCAGTCCGAAAATTGGGGAAAATACCGAAAGCCTCACCGGTACTTTGAGTTTTGAAGCGGGTCCAGAGGATTACTACCGAGCAAATATTTCAGCAGAAACTGCTATTTCCGTAAAGGAGGGGGTGCGTACAGACCTTTCTCTGGTATCTGGTGGTGGCAATAGGGACCAGTCTGGTTACGATCAGCAAAAATTCAGTTTTCTACACTCAGTTACAATGGGAGAGACACAGGTTCGTACTCGCCTGGCGGCCACAAATTTAAACCAGGAAACGGCGGGGTATATTGACGGAAAAAATGCTTATCGGAACCAGACATTTGCCAGGAAAAATCCGAATCCCGAAGCATTCCGTGATGCCACTGCAATACGGCTCTACTCCATTCTTGATGTTGATCTGGGTAGGGGTAAACAACTGGTATTAACGCCTTATCTGAGAAAAACGGATATGCGCTTTCTGCAGCACTATTTGCCGGGACAGGCGCTGGAGGAAAATGGTCAAGAGAGTGTTGGCCTGCGTAGCAGTTATCTTTTTACCGATGAAAATAGCCTGGAAGTGGTAATGGGGCTGGATACAGAGTTTACCCAAGGCTATTTACGCGAGACACAAAAAAATCCGACTGGGGGATCAGAATTTTTGCGGGAGACTATTCCTGAAGGCAAACATTATGACTATCGAGTTGACGCTTATAGCATTGCCCCTTTTACTTTAGCCACTTGGAATATAAATAATATTTTGAAGCTTTACGGCGGAGTACGTTTTGAGTCGGTGCGGTATGATTACAATAACAAAATGTTATCGGGCCGTACGGCTGAGAATGGTACCGCATGTGGCTTTGGTGGTTGCAGGTTCAGCCGGCCTGAAGACCGTGAAGACAACTTCCACAACTGGTCGCCGAAACTGGGAGCTACTTATGAACTCACTTCAGACCTGCAACTGTTTGTAAATATGACTCGGGGGTATCGGGTTCCCCAGGCGACAGAACTCTATCGTTTACAGCGAGAGCAAGTTGCGGCTGAATTGGATTCCGAACAAATCAGCAGCGTCGAACTGGGGGTGCGGGGCCTTAAAGCGCGCCTTTCCTATGAAGTGGTCGCTTATGGGATGCACAAGCGCAATGTGATTTTCCGGGATACAGAGTACTTTAACCAGTCCAATGGAAAAACCTCACATCGTGGTGTGGAGCTGGCTCTTGGCTATGGATTCGCGCAGGATTGGCGAGTGGAGACCTCTTCCAGTTATGCGGAGCACCGTTATCGCGATACGCGAGAACTACAGGACGTGTTACTGGATGGCAATCTTGTGGATTCAGCCCCCAGGGCTTTTGGCAGCTATCGCTTGCAATGGCAACCGCGACAGGAGATCACGGCTGAGCTGGAGTGGCTGCTTCAGGGGCGTTATTACACTGACCCCCAGAATCAACATGAATATTCCGGGCATAACTTGTTGAATTTACGGGCCCGCTGGGAGTTTGATCGCTGGGCCCTTTCTGCGAGGGTGCTGAACCTTGCGAATAAAGCCTACGCAGAGCGGGCGGATTACAGCAGTTTTGTCGGTGACAGATACTTTCCTGGAGAACCGCGTTCGATTTATCTGTCGGTATCCTCCGAGTGGTGAGAGGGTTAAATTATTTTTAACGAAAGTGGCTTGGCAATAAAAAGGGCAGGAAACTCCTGCCTTTTTTATTTTTTAGCCCGCTGAGGTTTGCGGGGATGGAGGGGAGGTCGCTCGGGCTGATGCAGAGCCCTGACTTTCAATCCAGCTGTTTATACGTGCCTCGAGAACATTCAGGGGCAGAGCGCCGGCGCCGAGAAGGGCATCGTGGAAACTGCGGATATCGAAATTACTGTCGAGGCTTTTTTCAGCTCTCGCACGTAACTCTTTAATTTTTAACTGCCCCAATTTATAGGCCAGGGCTTGTCCGGGCCAAATCAGGTAGCGGTCAATTTCCACGGTGACATCGTGCAGAGGTTTGGCGCTATTTTCCATAAAGTATTCAATGGCTTGCTCGCGGCTCCAGCCCAGCTGATGCATACCTGTGTCCACCACTAGGCGTACAGCGCGCCACATATCGTAGGTCAGTGCACCGAACTCGCTATAGGGATCCTTGTATAAACCCAGGTCATAACCGAGGCTCTCGGAGTAGAGCCCCCAGCCTTCTACGAAAGCGGTATAGAAGGTAAATCGGCGCAGTGGGTGGATATCAGTTTGTTCCTGGGCCAGCGCAATCTGTAAATGGTGGCCGGGCATTGCCTCGTGCACTGTCAGGGCTTCCATTTCCCACTTGGGGCGGCTGGGCAGGTTGTAGGTATTGGCAAAGAAAATACCGGCGCGGCCGGCCTCGTTAGAGCCTGGTTGGTAATAGGCTGTGGTCTGCGACTGCTCTGAGTAGCTTGGAATGGGTTTCACCCCATAGGGCAGCCTGGGCAGGGTGCCGAACAATGCAGGCAGCTCACTATCGATACGCTTGGCAATATCCCGGTAGTCCCGCAGCAGGGCCTCACGGCTGGTGTGATAGAAGCGAGGATCTGTGCGCAGGAATTCGGTGAAGGCCTTGAAGTCCCCCTGGAAGCCTGTCTTTTGCATCACAGCTTGCATTTCTGCATGGATACGCTTCACTTCCGCCAAACCAATACGATGGATTTCCTCTGGGCTCAGCTCAGTAGTGGTGTTTTGTTCCACCTTATAAGCATACCAACGCAATCCGTCCTCGCGGCTACTGAGCGCGATATCCTTCTGTGCACCAGGGATATAATCGCGCTCGACAAATTCTGCCATTTGTCGCCAGGCTGGCAATAATTGCTTATTGTAAATACTCAGGGCACGTTGGCGCAGGCTCTGTTGTTTGGCGATCGGGATACCTCTCGGCATTTCCGCAAAGGCCTTGAGCAAGGGGCTCTGTTCCGGGGTTGCCGGGATCAGGGCGCGGATCTGCCTTGGCAAATCGCGCAGGGTAATCTGCGGCGGAGTAATCTCCTTTCTGAGTCCTTCGCGCATTGACTCCTGGGTTTGCTCAACCAAGCTGGAGAGCTTTTCCAGTCGGGTCAGAATATCCTCGTAATCGGCTACTGTACGACGAGGCATGCTATTGAGTACCGCAGGCACACTGCGCTGGATACCGCTCATATGGGTGACCGGTTGCAGATGATCGGGAAACTGGTAGCCCTTCACCTCGCGAAGTAAATCCTGGTAGAGCAGTTGGTAGTCCAGCTGTTGCCGTTCGGGCAGTTCGCTGATATCGAGGTTGCGAGTGGCCCCTAGAAGTCGGCGGGTCTGTTCCTGGCGAACCTCAATACCCCTCTTTGAATTGTCCACCCAGCGGGTATTCTGGCCGGGATAGCCTTCATAGGTGGCCTGGCTGGGGAAGCTCTCCATTATCCAGCGGTAGCGCAGATCCTGCAGCGCTATCAATTGCTCCGAAGCACTCTCTGTGGGGATAGCCTTGAAGGCCTTCCTGAAAACTTTCTGGTCCATGGCGGTAGCACTCAAGCTGGCGAGTAGACCAATAGAAGTAACAAGGGCTTTTTTGAAAAATGACATCTTCCCCCCAAATCGAAGCGGAAATTGATAGGTAAAGGGCTCGGAAAAAGCCCCAGCAATGCCCCGTGTCCGGATCGAGTGGGGCACGCTGTTGTTGGTGGCGGTCCAGTGGCTCCCTGAGTTACTGGACCGGCCCGTTTAATTGGCCGCTGCAGTGCGACCCTCGAAATTATGTGGGTTTAGCAGCTGCATGCGGCGGTGTATCTGCTCTTCAATACCGGCGGCATCAAGGCCGATCCCTGCGAGCAGATCCTTGTGTTTGCCGTGCTCAATAATCTGGTCAGGCAGGCCTAACTGCAATACAGGCATGGTCCTGGCCGTAGCGTTGAGATACTCCAGTACTGCACTGCCGGCACCGCCGGCGATGGTGTTCTCTTCAAGAGTCACCAGTAGCTGGTGGCTATCGGCCAGTTCATCAATTAATGCTTCGTCCAATGGTTTTACCCAGCGCATATCCGCTACGGTGGCACCGAGGCGCTCAGCTGCGGCCATGGCTGGAGCGAGCATGGTGCCAAAATTCAAAATTGCTACGCTGCTACCCTCGCGTAGTAAGCGGCCCTTGCCGATGGGGAGTTCACGCATTTCTTCTTCGGTCGCGGTGCCCAGGCCGGTACCTCGTGGGTAACGCACAGCCGCGGGACCATTGTGTCGGTAGGCGGTATACAGCAGCTGGCGGCACTCGTTCTCGTCGCTGGGCGCGGCAATAGCGAGGTAGGGAAGGCAGCGCATAAAGGTCAGGTCGAAGCTGCCTGCGTGTGTCGGGCCGTCTTCGCCCACGAGGCCGGCGCGGTCAATGGCGAAGGTGACATCCAGGTTTTGGATGGCAACATCGTGCACCATTTGATCGTAACCACGCTGCAGGAAGGTGGAGTAAATAGCCACTACAGGCTTTTGTCCCTCGCAGGCGAGGCCTGCGGCCAGGGTCACGGCGTGCTGCTCGGCAATGGCTACATCGTGGAAGCGCTCCGGGAAGCGTTTGGAAAACTCCACCATACCTGAGCCCTCGCACATGGCGGGAGTGATGCCGATCAGTCGTTCGTCCCGAGCCGCGGTGTCGCACAGCCACTGGCCAAAGATATCCTGGTATTTGGGCAGCTTCTTCCTGCCCGGTACCGCAACCTGGACTTTGCTCTCGGGCTCCAGTTTATTTAGCGCGTGGTAGCCCACCGGATCGGCCTCTGCTGGGCCAAAGCCCTTGCCCTTGGTGGTGGCGATATGCAGTAACTGGGGACCGGGCTGGCTGCGCAGGTTGCGCAGAGTGTGCACCAGGTCGTGCATGTTGTGGCCGTCCAGCGGCCCCACATAATTGAAGCCCAGCTCCTCAAACAGGGTGCCGGGGGTGATCATGCCTTTGACATGTTCTTCAGTGCGTCGTGCCAGCTGCCAGGCTTTGGGAATCGCTGACAGTATCTTGCGGCTGCCCTCGCGCATATTAAGGTAGGTTTTACTGGCCAGGATTTTGGCGAAATAAGTGGCCAGGCCGCCGACATTTTTGGAGATCGACATACTGTTGTCATTGAGAACAACCAACATATCCCGACCGGTATGAGCTGCGTGATTGAGCGCTTCAAAAGCCATGCCTGCGGTCATGGCTCCGTCGCCGATAACCGCGACTACTTTACGTTCATCAGGAGAGCCCAATGCCATCCCCAGGGCGGCGCCGATGGATGTGCTCGAATGGCCCACCCCAAAGGTGTCATACGGGCTCTCACTGCGCTTGGGAAAGCCGGACAGGCCGCCTTGCTGGCGCATGGTCAGCATCTGCTCGCGGCGACCGGTTAGGATCTTATGAGGGTAGGTTTGGTGGCCCACATCCCACACCAAGCGATCTTCCGGAGTATTGTAGATGTAGTGCAGGGCGATGGTCAGTTCCACCACACCTAGGCCAGCGCCGAAATGACCGCCGCTCTGGCCGACACAGTACAACAGGTACTCGCGCAGCTGGCTGGCAAGTTCGGGCAATTGGCGTTCATCGAGGGTGCGCAGTTGGGCCGGCTCGTCGATGGAGTCGAGCAGCGGCGTATGCGGACGTGTGCGTGGAATTTCTTCGAGCATCAATCGTATCAATGGCTACAGATAATGATAGTGAGGGGGATTGTATGCCCGTGACGGGCATAATGCATCCCAAAGGCGGGACAGTTGCCTCGATTCAGTGACTGCGCTGGACGATATAATCAGCCAGCTGTCGCAGCAACAAGGTGTCACCTGGCAGAGTGGCTAGGGCATCTAACGCCTGTTTGTGCAGGCCCCGCAGCTTTTCCCGTGCGCCGTCAACGCCCAGGAGGGAGACATAAGTGGGCTTGTTCAATAGGGCATCTGCACCCTGGGTCTTGCCCAATACTTCTGTATCCGCAGTGATGTCGAGGATATCGTCTTGAACCTGGAAGGCGAGGCCAATGGCCTGGGCATAGTGAGTCGTTGCCTGTAATTCAGCAATGCCGGCGCCGCCGAGCAGAGCGCCCATTCGCGCGCTGGCGCAGATCAAGGCGCCGGTCTTCAGCCGGTGCATGGGCTCAAGTTGCTCCAGGGTGAGCGTTTTATCCACAGAGCTCAGGTCGATAGCCTGGCCTGAGACCATACCCCGGCTACCAGATGCTGCGGCTAATTCCTGTAAAAGCTGTAACTTGAGCGAAAGCTCGGTTTGGTCGGCCAGCAGCAGTTCAAACGCTAGAGTCTGTAGTGCATCGCCGGCGAGAATAGCGGTGGCTTCATCGAAGGCGATATGACAAGTGGGACGCCCCCGGCGCAGGGCATCGTCATCCATCGCCGGCAGGTCGTCGTGGACCAGGGAATAGGCATGGATGCATTCCAGGGCTGCTGCGGTTGCATCACACTTGGCCAGATCAAAATCGACACCATGGAAGACTTGGGCGCAGGCATATACCAGTGCTGGGCGAAGGCGCTTACCCGGCCCCAGTGCGGCATAGCGCATGGCCTCAAAGAGTTTTTCCGCACTGGGAACAGGGTGCTCAAGAGCTTTCCGGATTCGAGCCTCAACCCGTGTGGCTGAATCTTGCAGAAAGGTCCGCAGCGCAGGGGAAGGGGTTGTGCTACTCACTCAGGTATCGCCTGCAGAGTCGTCGGCGTCGAACGGTAACTCGCGAATGTTGCCGCTCTCTTCCATCAGCAGTTTGACCTTCTGCTCGGCACTAGCCAGTTTTTTCTGGCATTCACGGGTGAGTTTTACTCCGCGCTCAAAGTCTGCCAGGGCTTCTTCGAGAGGCAGGTCTCCCGCCTCCAGACGTTCTACCAGTTCTTCCAGGGCCTGCAGGCTCTCTTCAAAAGTTGCCGATTTTTTCTTTGCCGCCATAGCATCGCCTCATAATTGCGGGGCAACCTTAGCCGCTGGCGCGGCAAGGGTCAATTAGAGGGGACTGATTCCTCCCCCTAAGGTTACCTGAGGGCCTCAAGAGATAGCAGGTAATGGGCCAGGGCCTTTTTCTGCTGATCGCTAAAGTCGTATTTCGGCATAGGAGGTGTTGGCGCATCGAAGTAGTTTGCCAGAGAATCCAGAGAGTATTTTTTGTTCAGGTCTCTTAAGGGCACCTGCTGCTGATGGCAGTGGGCACAATCGTGACTCTGGTAGAGTGTTTTCCCCTCCCGAACGGCGTCGGAATCTATGGCCGGTGGCTTTTTTTCAACGTTATTGGCGACCCTGGTTGGGAGGACAGTCGGAGTGCTTGGCACATTGCTGGGAGATAGTTGATATATCGCACCTGCATAGTCGTCTGAGATATAAATTTTTCCCTGGTTGTCTTCGGCTATAGCGACGGGTCGGCCGGAAACCTCGGTGCGGTCTTCACTGAGGAAGCCCCATAGGAAGTCCCTTTCGGAGATATTTCCGCTTTCATCCCAGTGTAGGGAAACTACTTTGTAGCCATCCTTAACGCTGCGATTCCATGAACCATGCAGGGCTACCAGGGCTGCCCCGCGGTAGTTTTTAAGCTGCTCCGGGCTGCGTAGAAAACGAATGCCCAGTGGTGCATTGTGTGCGGCGAACTCGTGGACTGGTGCCACTGAAGCCGCGATCATCTCTTTTACCGTTGGGTTCTCATCGTCAATAAAATCGGGATCGGGCACTCTGTCGCCATAGGCGTAGGGCCAGCCATAGAAATTATCTGGCCGGATCAGGTTGAGTTCATCTGGAGGAAGGTTGTCGCCGAGCCAGTCTCGCCCATTGTCTGTGGCATAGAGTCCGCCATCTTTTGGAGACCAGTCGAAGCCAACGCTGTTACGCAGGCCTGTGGCAAGAATCTTAAAGTTACTGCCATCGGGACGCATACGCATGATCGTGGCCCGTCGCGGGTCTTTCTCGATACAGACATTGCAGCTGGAGCCACTGCTCAGATAAAGCCAGCCATCGGGACCCATCTCGATGGTTTTTGTCCAGTGGCCACTGTCCTCCAAATTTTCGAGAATTCTCTGGTAACTTCCAGCCAGGCGGCCATCGGAATGATCGAGGGGTACACGACCGACAGCGTTACCCTCTGCGATATAGAGCCAATTCTCATGCAGCGCGAGGCCATGGGGGCGGTTTAGGTTGTCAATCAATACACGCTGATTATCCGCTTGCCCATCCCCATTACGATCGGGAGATAAGAGGGATATCTGCCCTTTCTTTGGCTGGGATACGAGAATATCGCCAGAACGGGTGATTGCGAGCCATCGCGCGCCGGGGACATTTTCTGCAAAAAGCTGGAGCCGGTAACCCTGAGCGGCTTTTATCCCACTCATCACCTGTTGCTCGGTTGTTTTTACTCCTCCAAAAAGCTGGCGCCAGGGAACACTCACTCCCGATGCAACCGCCGATAAGGCGCCTGAAACCACGGCGACCAAGATAAGCAAAAAAATTAGCGTATATTTCAACAGTATCTTCCCTAATTAGATTGAACTTGAAATAAAGGTGTTTATAGTTGCGTCGCTCACTCACCGACCTTTGTTTTACCACAGGGTTCCTACCTGGTCCTCCCCTCCTTTGTGAAGGAAATATTTCACTTTGTGAGATATGTCTTACACAAAATTCAGCAGATTGCCCCTACTTTTTTCTCGCTTGATGTCCATAATTAACTGGCAGGGACGCACAAGGGACTGCACCTCTGCGGCAAAGGATAAATGGATTGCGCCGCTCGCCCTAAGGATATGGGCACCATCCTGTGAGACGCACCGCCCGGGCCGGATTGCCTGGGCGGTGTTTTAATTGCCCTGCCAAGTTTTTTCCTTCCTGTTATTCAATATAAATCTATTATTGGCTTTCCAAGTTTATAATTTCCAGTTTTCTGGGCTCTGCTTCATAGGACCAATTTTCCATCGGTTGAATTCATAGCTGTCTGGAATTTGTAATATTTATCCGCTTTAATGATGATAGGCCAGCCATTATTGCTCGGGCTGGCGGAGGGTGGCGCATTCAGTAATTTCCTAGCAGCAGTGCCCGTTTTCCCCCAGGCATTTTCACGCCTTTGGGGTACTGTCTTCTCATCGTTGAAATTTCCGGCAGGCTATTCCGCTTTTCCCGCCGTAAGTCCTTTTTCACTGGTACTGAAGCTCTTCTTAAAGATCGAATCCCACCCCAAACTTCTCTATCCGACTTATCGGGATTGTCCGCATGCAACCTGCCAATATTCAAAATTTTATATTTTGATGGTTGTAGCGACAGTCGATATGAGTCAAGTTTTTCCGTTCGATTGCGGGGAGGCGAGGTAATGCAAGCACGAATTTTACGCCTGAATCTGGCGGGCCAGCCATTGGAATGGCTCACATGGCAGGAGGCCTCCTGCCTGTATGTGCGCGACTTAGTTACTTGGTCCCTGGGGGGGATTGTGCAGCGAGTGCGTGGTGGGTTTAATCACAGCGGCAAGCGCTCCACCCTGGACCTGGCGGCAATCATTGCCTGTGGTGGCGCTCGTATGGCGCGTCCGCGCAGTCGACCACCATTAACAAATCGAGCGCTTTTTTTTCGCGATACGCATACCTGCCTTTATTGTGGCAATCCCTTCAAGTCTATCGATCTTACCCGCGACCATGTTATGCCGGTGTCCAAAGGGGGCAAGGACTCCTGGGAAAATGTGGTGACTGCCTGTCGGCGTTGTAACCAGCACAAAGGCAATTATTTATTGGAAGATATCGATATGGAATTGCTGGCCTTACCATTTTGTCCGAATGCGGCAGAATACCTGGCGTTGATTAACAGTGAACGGATTCGAGGCGATCAGATGGAATTTCTTCGCGGCCAGTTTTCCCGGCGCAGGCAACTGGGATGGTTACATCATTGAGGGGCGGCTGAAAAATAAAAAAGGGACTTATTGTCCCTTTTTTATTTTGTGCTGTTGTATAGGCGGCAACACTTTTCCTAATTATTGGGCTTGAGCTGAATCAGATACGGCAGAGCGTATTAGGCCCGTTAGGTATTCGGTAAAATCGTGGCCGTAATTCTCCATCATTTTGGGGAACATGGAGTTTGGAGTCATCCCAGGGAAAGTATTGACTT
This DNA window, taken from Microbulbifer sp. GL-2, encodes the following:
- the dxs gene encoding 1-deoxy-D-xylulose-5-phosphate synthase — protein: MLEEIPRTRPHTPLLDSIDEPAQLRTLDERQLPELASQLREYLLYCVGQSGGHFGAGLGVVELTIALHYIYNTPEDRLVWDVGHQTYPHKILTGRREQMLTMRQQGGLSGFPKRSESPYDTFGVGHSSTSIGAALGMALGSPDERKVVAVIGDGAMTAGMAFEALNHAAHTGRDMLVVLNDNSMSISKNVGGLATYFAKILASKTYLNMREGSRKILSAIPKAWQLARRTEEHVKGMITPGTLFEELGFNYVGPLDGHNMHDLVHTLRNLRSQPGPQLLHIATTKGKGFGPAEADPVGYHALNKLEPESKVQVAVPGRKKLPKYQDIFGQWLCDTAARDERLIGITPAMCEGSGMVEFSKRFPERFHDVAIAEQHAVTLAAGLACEGQKPVVAIYSTFLQRGYDQMVHDVAIQNLDVTFAIDRAGLVGEDGPTHAGSFDLTFMRCLPYLAIAAPSDENECRQLLYTAYRHNGPAAVRYPRGTGLGTATEEEMRELPIGKGRLLREGSSVAILNFGTMLAPAMAAAERLGATVADMRWVKPLDEALIDELADSHQLLVTLEENTIAGGAGSAVLEYLNATARTMPVLQLGLPDQIIEHGKHKDLLAGIGLDAAGIEEQIHRRMQLLNPHNFEGRTAAAN
- a CDS encoding polyprenyl synthetase family protein; the protein is MSSTTPSPALRTFLQDSATRVEARIRKALEHPVPSAEKLFEAMRYAALGPGKRLRPALVYACAQVFHGVDFDLAKCDATAAALECIHAYSLVHDDLPAMDDDALRRGRPTCHIAFDEATAILAGDALQTLAFELLLADQTELSLKLQLLQELAAASGSRGMVSGQAIDLSSVDKTLTLEQLEPMHRLKTGALICASARMGALLGGAGIAELQATTHYAQAIGLAFQVQDDILDITADTEVLGKTQGADALLNKPTYVSLLGVDGAREKLRGLHKQALDALATLPGDTLLLRQLADYIVQRSH
- a CDS encoding exodeoxyribonuclease VII small subunit — its product is MAAKKKSATFEESLQALEELVERLEAGDLPLEEALADFERGVKLTRECQKKLASAEQKVKLLMEESGNIRELPFDADDSAGDT
- a CDS encoding PQQ-dependent sugar dehydrogenase codes for the protein MKYTLIFLLILVAVVSGALSAVASGVSVPWRQLFGGVKTTEQQVMSGIKAAQGYRLQLFAENVPGARWLAITRSGDILVSQPKKGQISLLSPDRNGDGQADNQRVLIDNLNRPHGLALHENWLYIAEGNAVGRVPLDHSDGRLAGSYQRILENLEDSGHWTKTIEMGPDGWLYLSSGSSCNVCIEKDPRRATIMRMRPDGSNFKILATGLRNSVGFDWSPKDGGLYATDNGRDWLGDNLPPDELNLIRPDNFYGWPYAYGDRVPDPDFIDDENPTVKEMIAASVAPVHEFAAHNAPLGIRFLRSPEQLKNYRGAALVALHGSWNRSVKDGYKVVSLHWDESGNISERDFLWGFLSEDRTEVSGRPVAIAEDNQGKIYISDDYAGAIYQLSPSNVPSTPTVLPTRVANNVEKKPPAIDSDAVREGKTLYQSHDCAHCHQQQVPLRDLNKKYSLDSLANYFDAPTPPMPKYDFSDQQKKALAHYLLSLEALR
- a CDS encoding HNH endonuclease is translated as MQARILRLNLAGQPLEWLTWQEASCLYVRDLVTWSLGGIVQRVRGGFNHSGKRSTLDLAAIIACGGARMARPRSRPPLTNRALFFRDTHTCLYCGNPFKSIDLTRDHVMPVSKGGKDSWENVVTACRRCNQHKGNYLLEDIDMELLALPFCPNAAEYLALINSERIRGDQMEFLRGQFSRRRQLGWLHH